A single genomic interval of Pyrus communis chromosome 5, drPyrComm1.1, whole genome shotgun sequence harbors:
- the LOC137735228 gene encoding 3-ketoacyl-CoA synthase 19-like: protein MGILMATCLLALFYGFSCLCKLLLRKRDQACYLLAYECHMPPDDMKLSADSCLKIVSRNRNLGLEEIRFLLKTITHSGIGEETYCARNIIQGREETATLEDELAEMDGIIFDALDKLFALPTSISPSQIDILVINVSMFSPAPSLSSRIVSRYKMRDDIKSFNLSGMGCSATLIAIDVVQNLFKSHKNANAIVVSTESLSPHWYCGVEKSMMLTNCLFRSGGCAMLLTNNRSLKHQAKLKLNHLVRMHTGSNDEAYNCCIQLEDESGNRGFRLTKYLVKAATQSFTKNLQVLAPKMLPLREILRYLVASRLNNIRTSITSQNPKAAGGLGLNLKTGIEHFCVHPGGRAIIDGIGKSLGLSDYDVEPSRMALHRFGNTSAAGFWYALGYMEAKKRLKKGNRILMSGFGAGFKCNNIVWEVMKDLDDVNVWKDCIDSYPRDLNQVNPFMEKYGWINDDYLGFVRFDMSQFAIE from the coding sequence atgggGATCCTAATGGCAACGTGTTTGCTGGCTCTTTTCTATGGTTTCTCCTGCCTCTGTAAGTTACTTCTCAGAAAGAGAGATCAGGCATGCTATCTGCTGGCCTACGAGTGCCACATGCCACCAGACGACATGAAGCTCAGCGCTGATTCATGCTTGAAAATAGTCTCGCGGAACAGGAATCTGGGACTGGAAGAAATCAGGTTTCTCTTGAAAACTATTACCCATTCGGGCATTGGCGAGGAAACTTACTGCGCAAGAAACATCATCCAAGGCCGAGAAGAAACTGCAACCCTAGAAGATGAACTTGCGGAGATGGATGGCATCATCTTTGACGCGCTGGACAAGCTTTTCGCCCTGCCTACCTCTATTTCTCCGTCGCAAATCGACATTCTTGTCATCAATGTGTCGATGTTCTCCCCTGCACCCTCCCTATCGTCACGTATAGTGAGTCGTTACAAGATGAGGGACGACATCAAGAGCTTCAACCTCTCGGGAATGGGCTGCAGTGCAACCCTCATTGCCATTGACGTTGTACAAAACttgttcaagtctcacaagaaTGCGAATGCCATCGTTGTAAGCACGGAATCGTTGTCTCCTCATTGGTATTGCGGCGTAGAAAAATCCATGATGCTCACAAACTGTCTCTTCCGCTCGGGAGGGTGCGCGATGCTGCTCACGAACAACCGAAGCCTAAAGCACCAAGCCAAGCTGAAATTAAACCATTTGGTACGAATGCACACCGGCTCGAATGACGAAGCATATAACTGTTGCATACAGTTAGAAGATGAGAGTGGAAATCGAGGTTTCCGCCTTACCAAATACCTTGTAAAAGCAGCAACTCAGAGTTTTACAAAGAACCTCCAAGTTCTAGCACCAAAAATGCTTCCACTAAGAGAAATACTTAGGTATCTGGTGGCCTCTAGGCTTAACAATATTAGAACTAGTATTACAAGCCAAAATCCAAAAGCAGCTGGGGGACTAGGGTTGAATCTCAAGACAGGAATAGAGCACTTCTGTGTTCACCCTGGTGGAAGAGCAATCATAGATGGGATTGGGAAGAGCTTAGGGCTAAGTGATTATGACGTTGAGCCGTCAAGAATGGCGCTTCACCGGTTCGGAAACACATCGGCGGCCGGATTTTGGTACGCTTTGGGATACATGGAGGCAAAGAAGAGGCTTAAGAAGGGGAACAGGATTCTGATGAGTGGATTTGGAGCTGGTTTTAAGTGCAACAATATTGTGTGGGAAGTGATGAAGGACTTGGATGATGTCAATGTGTGGAAAGACTGCATAGATAGTTACCCTAGGGATCTAAACCAAGTCAATCCGTTCATGGAGAAGTATGGCTGGATCAATGATGATTATCTAGGCTTTGTTAGGTTTGACATGTCCCAATTCGCTATtgagtaa
- the LOC137735723 gene encoding 3-ketoacyl-CoA synthase 19-like — protein MEILMTMSLLVLFGFFSFLKLVFRRRDQCCFLLAYECYKAKEDMKINSDSCAKIVLRNKNLGLEELRFLLKTIVNSGIGEETSCPRNIIEGREENPTGADELNEMDGIIFDTLDKLFARNAAIPPSQIDILVVNVSMFSPAPSLTSRIINRYKMREDIKSFNLSGMGCSASLVAIDVVQNLFKSYKNANAVVVSTESLAPNWYCGKEKSMMLTNCLFRSGGCSLLFTNNRTLQHQAKLKLQHLVRTHIGSNTEAYECCIQLEDESGYQGFRLTKHLTKAAAMALTMNLQDLVPKVLPLRELFLYLVASRVRNRTGTKSQKLEAVGMGLNLKAGIEHFCIHPGGRAIIDGIGKSLGLSDYDLEPSRMTLHRFGNTSTAGFWYALGYMEAKKRLKKGNKILMSGFGAGFKCNNTVWEVLKDLDDANVWKDCIESYPPKNTLGNPYMEKYSWLNDEYLSFVRLDFSQIFA, from the coding sequence ATGGAGATCCTCATGACAATGTCTCTACTCGTTCTTTTCggtttcttctccttcttgaaGTTGGTTTTCCGAAGGAGAGACCAGTGCTGTTTCCTGCTGGCTTACGAGTGCTACAAGGCGAAAGAAGACATGAAGATCAACAGCGATTCCTGCGCGAAGATCGTCTTGCGGAACAAGAATCTGGGGTTGGAGGAGTTAAGGTTTCTCTTGAAAACCATTGTCAATTCCGGCATTGGAGAAGAAACTTCCTGCCCAAGAAACATAATTGAAGGCCGAGAAGAAAATCCAACCGGGGCAGACGAGCTTAATGAAATGGATGGCATCATTTTCGACACACTTGACAAGCTTTTCGCAAGGAATGCTGCAATTCCTCCTTCACAAATCGACATCCTTGTTGTCAATGTGTCGATGTTCTCCCCCGCACCCTCACTAACGTCGCGCATAATAAACCGGTACAAGATGAGGGAGGACATCAAAAGCTTCAACCTCTCGGGAATGGGCTGCAGCGCAAGCCTTGTTGCCATTGATGTTGTGCAGAACTTGTTCAAGTCGTATAAGAACGCAAATGCGGTCGTTGTCAGCACAGAATCCTTAGCTCCAAACTGGTATTGCGGCAAAGAAAAATCCATGATGCTTACGAACTGTCTGTTCCGCTCGGGAGGGTGTTCGTTGCTGTTCACAAACAACAGAACCCTACAGCACCAAGCCAAGTTGAAGTTACAGCATTTGGTACGTACCCATATTGGCTCGAACACTGAAGCGTATGAATGCTGCATACAGCTAGAAGATGAGAGTGGATACCAAGGGTTTCGCCTCACCAAACACCTCACGAAAGCAGCAGCTATGGCTTTAACGATGAACCTCCAAGACCTAGTCCCAAAAGTGCTTCCACTGAGAGAATTATTTCTCTACCTGGTGGCCTCTAGGGTTCGGAATAGAACTGGTACTAAAAGCCAAAAGCTAGAAGCAGTTGGTATGGGGTTAAATCTCAAGGCAGGAATAGAGCATTTCTGCATTCACCCTGGTGGAAGAGCAATCATAGATGGGATTGGGAAGAGCTTAGGTCTAAGTGATTATGATCTTGAGCCGTCTAGAATGACGCTTCACCGGTTTGGCAACACGTCAACAGCCGGATTTTGGTACGCTTTGGGATACATGGAGGCAAAGAAGAGGCTTAAGAAGGGCAACAAAATTCTGATGAGTGGATTTGGAGCAGGTTTTAAGTGCAACAACACTGTGTGGGAAGTATTGAAGGACTTGGATGATGCCAATGTTTGGAAAGACTGCATAGAAAGTTACCCTCCTAAGAATACTCTGGGCAATCCATACATGGAGAAGTATAGTTGGCTCAACGACGAATATCTAAGCTTTGTTAGGCTCGATTTCTCCCAAATTTTCGCTTAA